A single Actinomadura algeriensis DNA region contains:
- a CDS encoding glycosyltransferase family 2 protein: MTPPDGGLPKVSVIVPVYNCISTVAESLESALEQTMAPELVEVIAVDDGSTDGGDKELDRLAELHPRLTVLRRANSGGPGGPRNTGIERARGEYLFFLDADDRLGPEALERMCAAADANGTDIVIGNYVGVGRGAARFTENIAHVTVDDPGYDIFRRSLTAQKLFRRTLVDEHRLRFPEDAPSGQDKVFTVHALLHSSGVSVVADYDCYYLVEREDGSSIMQQGGAPPEIYFSTAARRLLEQVVSHRDPGPVRDRMLTRLFHRDVLHRFNDRYLLLDEDVRRRTIENARVLCEEFLTDAVLMRIPPKFRLFAHCVRNGLHDLIVEIIEADLADEPVPVVVTGDRAHVRYPGYGDESAAIPDACFDVTDRLSLRRTLTALEWDGDVLRLGGTAAIDRLPLDERAVTLPLRSRKSAGEHPVTVRTGGDAFTAELDAASAASGGPLPAGTWDLHVRVAHDELVKDARVGADRAPGLEPPEGRFVAYGDGSAAAVVPYYTDYGNLSFVITPGTAGFGRLVRFEQIGWDGGRLTVRGRVAATPAAASGVRIGFALDHRTKGTARTGEVRRDQDGDVLVFTALLDPQGLAAGRWDAWLEVTVGAERTRTRVPMAASGRSPAVPCAPLGLRSAAFYRTEGGNLSVEVVPGKVPALARSAKRRLRAPLPKKDTPGTGT; encoded by the coding sequence GTGACACCCCCTGACGGCGGGCTGCCCAAGGTCTCTGTGATCGTGCCCGTGTACAACTGCATATCGACGGTGGCCGAGTCGCTGGAGAGCGCCCTCGAACAGACGATGGCGCCGGAACTCGTCGAGGTCATCGCGGTGGACGACGGCTCCACCGACGGCGGCGACAAGGAACTGGACCGGCTCGCCGAGCTGCACCCGCGCCTCACCGTGCTGCGCCGCGCCAACTCCGGCGGGCCCGGCGGCCCGCGCAACACCGGCATCGAGCGGGCCCGCGGCGAGTACCTGTTCTTCCTGGACGCCGACGACCGGCTCGGCCCCGAGGCGCTGGAGCGGATGTGCGCCGCCGCCGACGCGAACGGCACCGACATCGTCATCGGCAACTACGTCGGGGTGGGGCGGGGCGCCGCGCGCTTCACCGAGAACATCGCGCACGTCACCGTCGACGATCCCGGCTACGACATCTTCCGCAGGTCGCTGACCGCGCAGAAGCTGTTCCGCCGGACGCTGGTCGACGAGCACCGGCTGCGGTTCCCCGAGGACGCGCCGTCCGGCCAGGACAAGGTCTTCACGGTGCACGCACTGCTGCACTCGTCCGGCGTGTCCGTCGTCGCCGACTACGACTGCTACTACCTGGTGGAGCGCGAGGACGGCAGCAGCATCATGCAGCAGGGCGGCGCGCCGCCCGAGATCTACTTCTCGACGGCCGCGCGGCGGCTGCTGGAGCAGGTCGTGTCGCACCGCGACCCCGGCCCGGTCCGCGACCGGATGCTCACCCGGCTGTTCCACCGCGACGTCCTGCACCGGTTCAACGACCGTTACCTGCTGCTCGACGAGGACGTCCGGCGGCGGACGATCGAGAACGCGCGCGTGCTGTGCGAGGAGTTCCTCACCGACGCCGTCCTGATGCGGATACCGCCCAAGTTCCGGTTGTTCGCGCACTGCGTGCGCAACGGGCTCCACGACCTCATCGTGGAGATCATCGAGGCCGATCTCGCGGACGAGCCCGTCCCGGTCGTCGTCACGGGCGACCGCGCGCACGTCCGCTACCCGGGGTACGGGGACGAGTCCGCCGCGATCCCGGACGCGTGCTTCGACGTCACCGACCGGCTCTCCCTGCGGCGCACCCTGACCGCGCTGGAGTGGGACGGGGACGTGCTGCGGCTGGGCGGGACCGCCGCGATCGACCGGCTCCCCCTGGACGAGCGGGCGGTGACGCTGCCGCTGCGCTCGCGCAAGTCCGCCGGCGAGCACCCGGTGACCGTCCGGACCGGCGGGGACGCGTTCACCGCCGAACTGGACGCGGCGTCGGCCGCGTCCGGCGGGCCGCTGCCGGCCGGCACGTGGGACCTGCACGTCCGGGTGGCGCACGACGAGCTCGTCAAGGACGCCCGGGTCGGCGCCGACCGCGCCCCCGGCCTCGAACCGCCCGAGGGCCGGTTCGTCGCGTACGGGGACGGGTCCGCGGCGGCGGTCGTCCCGTACTACACCGACTACGGCAACCTGTCGTTCGTGATCACGCCGGGCACCGCCGGTTTCGGGCGGCTGGTGCGGTTCGAGCAGATCGGCTGGGACGGCGGGCGGCTGACGGTGCGCGGGCGCGTCGCGGCGACGCCCGCCGCGGCGTCCGGTGTCCGGATCGGCTTCGCGCTCGACCACCGCACCAAGGGCACGGCCCGGACCGGCGAGGTCCGCCGCGACCAGGACGGCGACGTGCTGGTGTTCACCGCGCTGCTCGACCCTCAGGGGCTGGCCGCCGGGCGCTGGGACGCCTGGCTGGAGGTCACGGTCGGCGCGGAGCGGACCCGGACGCGCGTGCCGATGGCGGCGTCCGGACGCTCGCCCGCCGTTCCCTGCGCGCCGCTGGGGCTGCGCAGCGCCGCGTTCTACCGGACCGAGGGCGGGAACCTGTCGGTCGAGGTCGTGCCCGGCAAGGTGCCCGCGCTGGCGCGGTCCGCGAAGCGGCGGCTGCGCGCGCCCCTACCGAAGAAGGACACTCCGGGAACTGGAACGTAG
- a CDS encoding bifunctional glycosyltransferase family 2 protein/CDP-glycerol:glycerophosphate glycerophosphotransferase, whose amino-acid sequence MSARISVIVLSHGTGDDLGDVLESLAAQTCRDLEILVVDDGTGTAAGVPLPDDRFRLIRKGAPSRGAARNLGVAESGGEFLLFADSGDPLPPDAVAVLLGALEKSGAELAKGPDASRKWTGQVSQWKARGDTAAPATGTDLHRSPDLLADRKIVGTLLRRSFWDAHALEFPDLARYDDLPVMVRALHLAKSVDVVPDVVVHRRSRRYAPTTELQEIADGFGAANLATTFVAERGDVKELRRLQLALVTTELKTFLDALPDLSGDEREQVIALAAAYAKGVSAKVFAEAPALTRLKWHLASGGHTMELVKVVRYERGKSSPSIVRDPLRRYVVYPYWKDAKVDVPRDVYRARDEVKMRGRTHAVAWEDDRLVVTGEAYINSVSSRRRWTAIKTVTLRNGRRKITLRARQTPKPGKSSGGWTGFEFALDAAKLKERGGWAEGTWEVHASVLNAGVFRQGPVRGGGSGTGANPPYRYVADDVRVVPRVVEGNLVVQVERVREKATALRWDERTLVIEVESAGGPPAEAVLTLGDSRVPVPVTARPGGWTARVDPDALDVDIDPDSIDDTRDWSLSVPSDDGGDDRPLVLAEDVPEAARTFGALEVGAGRGPSGYVRVRRATTRLSVDGCEWRPDGTLVLAATHPAHESGQIVVRSRGRRKEFAFDLVRDDSGVLRAEVPTAAVPSVAGVLPLRPGRWDVLFRPPGERALTVRLAEAAQRSLPGPLEVARRGYELETKNGRLVVAVTGDVSSEEKSAGAKYREEARKRVARDGLRDAVLFSCFNGRQFSDSPKSIHEELLRRGSDLEQLWVVNDAQAELPGALTPVRLNGKEWQEAVTTSKYIVTNHRLGDWFQRHPDQIVLQTWHGTPLKKIGRDVKEVHFAYAPGMKSALQSKDKGPAGPSVPEWSHLLSPNPFSTEIFKRAFAFKGEMLEVGYPRNDLLHSPDADAVAARVRARLGIPDGKRVVLYAPTWRDDQYYSRGRYKHDMRLDLDRARAALGDDHVLLVRLHSNVVDGVQEDPGGFVRDVSLYPDITELYLISDMMISDYSSVMFDYANTRRPMLFFTYDLADYRDRLRGFYFDFEAEAPGPLVETSDDLIDAIRDVEAATAGHAGRYDDFVARFCPLDDGHAAARTVDRVFGATG is encoded by the coding sequence ATGTCCGCCCGCATCAGCGTCATCGTGCTCTCGCACGGCACCGGGGACGACCTCGGCGACGTCCTGGAGTCGCTCGCGGCCCAGACGTGCCGCGACCTGGAAATCCTGGTCGTGGACGACGGCACCGGCACGGCCGCGGGGGTTCCGCTGCCCGACGACCGGTTCCGGCTGATCCGCAAGGGGGCGCCCAGCCGGGGCGCGGCCCGCAACCTCGGGGTGGCCGAGAGCGGCGGCGAGTTCCTGCTGTTCGCCGACTCCGGCGACCCGCTGCCGCCGGACGCGGTCGCGGTGCTGCTCGGCGCGCTGGAGAAGTCCGGCGCGGAGCTGGCGAAGGGCCCCGACGCGTCCCGCAAGTGGACCGGGCAGGTGTCGCAGTGGAAGGCGCGCGGCGACACGGCGGCGCCCGCCACCGGCACCGACCTGCACCGCAGCCCCGACCTGCTGGCCGACCGCAAGATCGTCGGGACGCTGCTGCGGCGCTCGTTCTGGGACGCGCACGCGCTGGAGTTCCCCGACCTCGCCCGCTACGACGACCTGCCGGTGATGGTGCGGGCGCTGCACCTGGCGAAGTCCGTGGACGTCGTCCCGGACGTCGTCGTGCACCGGCGGTCGCGGCGGTACGCGCCGACGACCGAGCTGCAGGAGATCGCGGACGGCTTCGGCGCGGCGAACCTCGCCACCACGTTCGTCGCCGAGCGCGGCGACGTCAAGGAGCTGCGGCGACTGCAGCTCGCCCTCGTCACGACCGAGCTGAAGACGTTCCTGGACGCCCTGCCGGACCTGTCCGGGGACGAGCGGGAGCAGGTCATCGCGCTGGCGGCGGCGTACGCGAAGGGCGTGTCGGCGAAGGTGTTCGCGGAGGCGCCCGCGCTGACCCGGCTGAAGTGGCACCTCGCGTCCGGCGGCCACACGATGGAGCTGGTGAAGGTCGTCCGGTACGAGCGCGGCAAGTCGTCGCCGTCGATCGTCCGGGACCCGCTGCGCCGCTACGTCGTGTACCCGTACTGGAAGGACGCCAAGGTCGACGTCCCCCGCGACGTGTACCGGGCGCGCGACGAGGTGAAGATGCGCGGCCGGACCCACGCGGTGGCGTGGGAGGACGACCGGCTCGTCGTCACCGGCGAGGCGTACATCAACTCGGTCAGCTCGCGCCGCCGCTGGACCGCGATCAAGACGGTGACGCTGCGCAACGGCCGCCGCAAGATCACCCTGCGGGCGCGGCAGACGCCGAAGCCGGGCAAGTCGTCCGGCGGCTGGACCGGCTTCGAGTTCGCGCTGGACGCCGCGAAGCTGAAGGAGCGCGGCGGGTGGGCCGAGGGCACCTGGGAGGTGCACGCCTCGGTGCTGAACGCGGGCGTGTTCCGGCAGGGCCCGGTGCGCGGCGGCGGCTCGGGGACGGGCGCGAACCCGCCCTACCGGTACGTCGCCGACGACGTGCGCGTCGTCCCGAGGGTCGTGGAGGGCAACCTGGTCGTGCAGGTGGAGCGCGTCCGGGAGAAGGCGACGGCGCTGCGCTGGGACGAGCGGACGCTCGTCATCGAGGTGGAGTCGGCCGGCGGGCCGCCCGCCGAGGCGGTGCTGACGCTGGGCGACTCGCGCGTCCCCGTCCCGGTGACGGCCCGGCCCGGCGGCTGGACGGCGCGCGTCGACCCGGACGCGCTCGACGTGGACATCGACCCCGACTCGATCGACGACACCCGCGACTGGTCGCTGTCGGTGCCCTCGGATGACGGCGGGGACGACCGGCCGCTCGTCCTCGCCGAGGACGTGCCGGAGGCGGCGCGCACGTTCGGCGCGCTGGAGGTCGGCGCGGGCCGCGGCCCGTCCGGGTACGTGCGGGTGCGGCGGGCGACGACGCGGCTGTCGGTGGACGGCTGCGAGTGGCGTCCCGACGGGACCCTGGTGCTGGCGGCGACGCACCCGGCGCACGAGTCCGGGCAGATCGTGGTGCGCAGCCGCGGGCGCCGCAAGGAGTTCGCGTTCGACCTGGTCCGGGACGACTCGGGCGTGCTGCGCGCGGAGGTCCCCACGGCGGCGGTACCGAGCGTCGCGGGCGTCCTGCCGTTGCGGCCGGGCCGCTGGGACGTGCTGTTCCGGCCGCCCGGCGAGCGGGCGCTGACCGTCCGGCTGGCGGAGGCGGCGCAGCGGTCGCTGCCGGGGCCGCTGGAGGTGGCGCGGCGCGGCTACGAGCTGGAGACCAAGAACGGGCGGCTCGTGGTGGCCGTCACCGGTGACGTGTCGAGCGAGGAGAAGAGCGCGGGCGCGAAGTACCGGGAGGAGGCGCGCAAGCGGGTCGCGCGCGACGGGCTCCGCGACGCCGTGCTGTTCTCCTGCTTCAACGGGCGCCAGTTCTCCGACAGCCCGAAGTCGATCCACGAGGAGCTGCTGCGGCGCGGCTCCGACCTCGAACAGCTGTGGGTCGTCAACGACGCGCAGGCCGAGCTGCCCGGCGCGCTGACGCCCGTCCGGCTGAACGGCAAGGAGTGGCAGGAGGCGGTGACGACGTCGAAGTACATCGTCACCAACCACCGGCTCGGCGACTGGTTCCAGCGGCACCCCGACCAGATCGTCCTGCAGACCTGGCACGGCACCCCGCTGAAGAAGATCGGCCGGGACGTCAAGGAGGTCCACTTCGCGTACGCGCCGGGGATGAAGTCCGCGCTGCAGAGCAAGGACAAGGGGCCGGCGGGCCCGTCGGTCCCCGAGTGGAGCCACCTGCTGTCGCCGAACCCGTTCAGCACCGAGATCTTCAAGCGCGCGTTCGCGTTCAAGGGCGAGATGCTGGAGGTCGGGTACCCGCGCAACGACCTGCTGCACAGCCCCGACGCGGACGCCGTCGCCGCGCGCGTCCGGGCCCGCCTGGGCATCCCGGACGGCAAGCGGGTCGTGCTGTACGCGCCGACGTGGCGCGACGACCAGTACTACAGCCGCGGCCGGTACAAGCACGACATGCGCCTCGACCTGGACCGCGCGCGCGCCGCCCTCGGCGACGACCACGTCCTGCTCGTCCGGCTGCACAGCAACGTCGTGGACGGCGTCCAGGAGGACCCGGGCGGGTTCGTGCGGGACGTGTCGCTGTACCCCGACATCACCGAGCTGTACCTGATCTCCGACATGATGATCAGCGACTACTCGTCGGTGATGTTCGACTACGCCAACACGCGGCGCCCCATGCTGTTCTTCACCTACGACCTGGCCGACTACCGGGACCGGCTCCGCGGCTTCTACTTCGACTTCGAGGCCGAGGCGCCGGGCCCGCTGGTGGAGACCTCCGACGACCTGATCGACGCGATCCGGGACGTGGAGGCCGCCACGGCGGGGCACGCCGGCCGCTACGACGACTTCGTCGCGCGGTTCTGCCCGCTCGACGACGGCCACGCGGCGGCCCGCACGGTCGACCGCGTCTTCGGGGCGACCGGCTGA
- a CDS encoding acyltransferase family protein has protein sequence MVATSPSSSAPSPSSGTDAPQGPAGPPGRPSGRRDAYFDNAKFCAAVLVVVGHVWANFGDSHAVAAAYTVLYAFHMPVFVFISGYFSRGFMRSTDKFRSILPTLVVPYLIFIVPYRLQLVFINGADFDLHELFRPHYLMWFLVAMVFWRLSAPLWNHLRYPTTVSVVLCLIGGSWAFNADGTVARTVGLLPFFVLGLTIDPARVQWLRARWARWAGAAVLVAALPIAYVWQLGTIVPEINSDLLWWNRGYEAMEYSALEGMGLRFSAMIAALLLGAAFLAVIPRGTTWFTAMGARTMFIYLLHGLVVKVLDYGGHFERDALHTPAGIVAVTLGAVALGALLGTSPVRRVTRWAVEPRVDWLLKTRQSRT, from the coding sequence TCCCCTTCCTCGAGCGCTCCGTCACCGTCATCCGGGACGGACGCGCCGCAAGGTCCCGCCGGCCCCCCGGGCCGGCCGTCCGGACGGCGGGACGCCTACTTCGACAACGCCAAGTTCTGCGCGGCGGTGCTCGTCGTGGTCGGCCACGTCTGGGCCAACTTCGGCGACAGCCACGCCGTGGCCGCCGCGTACACCGTGCTGTACGCGTTCCACATGCCGGTGTTCGTCTTCATCTCCGGCTACTTCTCGCGCGGCTTCATGCGGTCGACGGACAAGTTCCGCAGCATCCTGCCGACGCTGGTCGTCCCGTACCTGATCTTCATCGTCCCGTACCGGCTGCAGCTCGTCTTCATCAACGGCGCGGACTTCGACCTGCACGAGCTGTTCCGGCCGCACTACCTGATGTGGTTCCTGGTCGCCATGGTGTTCTGGCGGCTGAGCGCGCCGCTGTGGAACCACCTGCGGTACCCGACGACCGTGTCGGTGGTGCTGTGCCTGATCGGCGGGAGCTGGGCGTTCAACGCCGACGGGACGGTCGCCCGGACGGTCGGGCTGCTGCCGTTCTTCGTGCTCGGCCTGACGATCGACCCGGCGCGCGTCCAGTGGCTGCGGGCCCGGTGGGCGCGCTGGGCCGGGGCCGCCGTGCTGGTCGCGGCGCTGCCGATCGCGTACGTGTGGCAGCTCGGCACGATCGTCCCGGAGATCAACTCGGACCTGCTCTGGTGGAACCGGGGATACGAGGCCATGGAGTACTCGGCCCTGGAGGGAATGGGCCTGCGGTTCTCGGCCATGATCGCGGCGCTGCTGCTGGGCGCCGCGTTCCTCGCGGTGATCCCGCGCGGCACGACGTGGTTCACCGCCATGGGCGCCCGCACGATGTTCATCTACCTGCTGCACGGCCTCGTCGTGAAGGTCCTCGACTACGGCGGCCACTTCGAGCGTGATGCTCTGCACACCCCCGCCGGGATCGTCGCGGTCACGCTGGGCGCGGTGGCGCTCGGAGCCCTGCTCGGCACCTCTCCGGTGCGGCGCGTCACCCGCTGGGCCGTCGAACCCCGCGTCGACTGGCTTCTCAAGACACGGCAAAGCAGGACGTAG
- a CDS encoding bifunctional glycosyltransferase/CDP-glycerol:glycerophosphate glycerophosphotransferase: MSSDNNDVSLSIIVPVHKVQGYLRQCMESILEPGIPHLEVIAIDDCSPDACGLILDEFAERDSRVRVRHLTENVGLGQARNVGLDMATGDYVWFFDSDDYATEGAVRAILDRLNETRPDVLMFDYARSYWNGRVKRSIINHLFREPPAPDVFSLAERPQCLEMFTSIWNRAIRREFLIGTGLRSNSGYYEDVSITYPVLMAAERISLLDRVCYIYRQRRRGAITKTASAKHFDAFDQYDRIFAFMDQIGSYADQFRPTMFNRAIWHLLVIIERPDRIVASEKQRYFAEMSKWYNRYKPTGHTPPEDEPRLADKHRAIERGDFRAWERLSSPTLTAKAKKGTRKVRKLQKRGVVRSKELAKERYYYQMRLRMPIDENLAVFGAYWYRGYACNPAAIYEKVRELAPHIRCVWVVKKGGRKDMPEGVEYVVPGSAEYYRTIAAAKYFVNNVNFPDHLVKRPGQVHLETQHGTPLKKMGLDQMEFPVGAADMDFKTLIERSDRWDYLVSSNPLSSEAWERAYPCHYEMLEIGYPRNDRLVRATERDRVRLRADLGVPEGKTAILYAPTHRDYQRNYSPMFDIGRVVEQLGDDHVLLLRAHYFYKLKDMAADLGWPEDRVIDVSKHQSVEDLSIASDALLTDYSSVMFDYANLGKPIVIYANDWETYRLTRGVNFDLTEFPPGIVARTESELVDAFVSRAAWGDAAEKNLEAFRARFCPWDDGNAAERAVRRVFLGEKLPPVAAPAEASAS, encoded by the coding sequence GTGAGCAGTGACAACAACGACGTCTCCTTGAGCATCATCGTCCCGGTGCACAAGGTGCAGGGCTACCTGCGGCAGTGCATGGAGTCGATCCTCGAGCCGGGGATTCCCCACCTCGAAGTGATCGCGATCGACGACTGCTCGCCGGACGCCTGCGGGCTCATCCTCGACGAGTTCGCCGAGCGCGACTCGCGGGTGCGGGTGCGCCACCTCACCGAGAACGTCGGGCTCGGCCAGGCCCGCAACGTCGGGCTCGACATGGCGACGGGCGACTACGTCTGGTTCTTCGACAGCGACGACTACGCCACCGAGGGCGCCGTCCGCGCGATCCTCGACCGGCTGAACGAGACGCGCCCGGACGTCCTGATGTTCGACTACGCGCGCTCGTACTGGAACGGGCGGGTCAAGCGCAGCATCATCAACCACCTGTTCCGGGAGCCTCCGGCCCCGGACGTGTTCTCGCTCGCCGAGCGTCCGCAGTGCCTGGAGATGTTCACCTCGATCTGGAACCGGGCGATCCGCCGCGAGTTCCTGATCGGCACCGGGCTGCGGTCCAACAGCGGCTACTACGAGGACGTCAGCATCACCTACCCCGTCCTCATGGCGGCCGAGCGGATCAGCCTCCTGGACCGGGTCTGCTACATCTACCGGCAGCGCCGGCGCGGCGCGATCACCAAGACGGCGAGCGCGAAGCACTTCGACGCGTTCGACCAGTACGACCGCATCTTCGCGTTCATGGACCAGATCGGCTCGTACGCCGACCAGTTCCGGCCCACGATGTTCAACCGGGCGATCTGGCACCTGCTCGTCATCATCGAGCGGCCCGACCGCATCGTCGCGTCGGAGAAGCAGCGCTACTTCGCCGAGATGTCGAAGTGGTACAACCGGTACAAGCCGACCGGGCACACGCCGCCGGAGGACGAGCCGCGCCTCGCCGACAAGCACCGGGCGATCGAGCGCGGCGACTTCCGCGCCTGGGAGCGGCTCAGCTCCCCCACGCTGACGGCGAAGGCGAAGAAGGGCACCCGCAAGGTCCGCAAGCTGCAGAAGCGCGGCGTCGTCCGCTCCAAGGAGCTGGCGAAGGAGCGCTACTACTACCAGATGCGGCTGCGGATGCCGATCGACGAGAACCTCGCCGTCTTCGGCGCGTACTGGTACCGCGGGTACGCCTGCAACCCGGCCGCGATCTACGAGAAGGTGCGGGAGCTCGCCCCCCACATCCGCTGCGTGTGGGTCGTGAAGAAGGGCGGCCGCAAGGACATGCCCGAGGGCGTCGAGTACGTCGTGCCGGGCTCGGCGGAGTACTACCGGACGATCGCCGCGGCGAAGTACTTCGTCAACAACGTCAACTTCCCCGACCACCTCGTCAAGCGGCCGGGGCAGGTGCACCTGGAGACCCAGCACGGCACGCCGCTGAAGAAGATGGGGCTCGACCAGATGGAGTTCCCGGTCGGCGCCGCCGACATGGACTTCAAGACCCTCATCGAGCGGTCCGACCGCTGGGACTACCTCGTCTCGTCCAACCCGCTGTCCAGCGAGGCGTGGGAGCGGGCGTACCCGTGCCACTACGAGATGCTGGAGATCGGCTACCCGCGCAACGACCGGCTGGTCCGCGCCACCGAGCGGGACCGGGTGCGGCTGCGCGCCGACCTCGGCGTCCCCGAGGGCAAGACGGCGATCCTGTACGCGCCGACGCACCGCGACTACCAGCGCAACTACAGCCCCATGTTCGACATCGGCCGGGTCGTCGAGCAACTCGGCGACGACCACGTCCTGCTCCTGCGCGCGCACTACTTCTACAAGCTGAAGGACATGGCGGCCGACCTCGGCTGGCCCGAGGACCGGGTCATCGACGTCTCCAAGCACCAGTCCGTCGAGGACCTGTCCATCGCGTCGGACGCGCTGCTCACCGACTACTCGTCGGTGATGTTCGACTACGCCAACCTCGGCAAGCCGATCGTGATCTACGCCAACGACTGGGAGACCTACCGGCTCACCCGCGGCGTGAACTTCGACCTCACCGAGTTCCCGCCCGGCATCGTCGCCCGCACCGAGTCCGAGCTGGTCGACGCGTTCGTCTCCCGGGCGGCGTGGGGCGACGCGGCGGAGAAGAACCTGGAGGCGTTCCGGGCCCGGTTCTGCCCGTGGGACGACGGGAACGCCGCGGAGCGGGCCGTGCGCCGCGTCTTCCTCGGCGAGAAGCTCCCGCCGGTCGCCGCGCCCGCGGAGGCGTCCGCCTCCTGA